TTGTTTTTACCCCGTACAGGAAAAAAACGAGTCCGTTTTCCGAGCCGATCCGTACGTGTCCAagcaggaaaatgaaaagtgcGTAGTGTGTTGGTCAACGTCGGGAGTGGAGGGAGAACGAATGCTGCCTTCTCAAGCAGTAGCAACAGtggcaaaacaacacacacttgCACCAATGTTTTCGCCTGCCTCGCGTTCACTGATCGATGTGTTATTTATGctttcttcttcacttttcGCTACCTTTTTTGCAGTACACATACTACAGACAACAAAGAAGCCACCACTTCTTCCCACAAAGCCCGTCCTCTTCGCTACACGGTGCCTATACTCGATGGCAGCAGTAATAACTAACCACGTAAATCACAGCCCCACATATCAATGTTCCACTGTGGCACTTTGTTAGGTGGCCCTTTTTCAACACACGAGTTGCGTATTACACTGTCCTGTTGGTAATTTTGATACTTTACGCCACTGCTACTATTGTTGCcatcttcgtcgtcgtcgtgtacGCAATAGTCAATTGACCCTTTTTCGCCACGCGTTTTTCTAATTTTGTCCTCGTACCATTAACCCAACTTGAACACTTTTCAACAAGCCAACGAAATCACTGCAGAACGGGATGATTTTTCACGGCACGGGATTTATTTCCGAAATCATCCACTTTCCATTCGATGATGTCTTactattgttatttttattattactttcttTGAGAAGCACAACGGGTGTCTTCGACGGCCACGATGAGTGAAAACTTGTGTATTATAAAACATGTATGCAGGGGTTGTCAGGCTCTGTGCTAAAGCTGtatttgaatttcatttagtacagtttttttaagaacgaaaattttcaaaaattttcgtTGCAACGGTCACTTGTACGTTTTTGAGAGAAGGTAATAGGAACGATAGAATCGTAGATTTTTGGCTATTCGTTTGTGCAATGTAAATAATGAATGAAGCAATTCGTTTAATACAGTGCTTTTTGCTGCAATTTATATTCACTTTTGAGTTTTCATCCCGCATAACGATAGCAGCTCTGCTTTCCGTGATTACACAGGTCGTCTAGTTAACGTTGAGCGTCCAACATTCATGTTGGAAAATGCtataacgcaaaaaaaactattacaTAGAGGTGCACGctatcttctttttcttgatgtCAGCGATGCTTTATCCCGGAGTCCAGCTTTCCGGGCTCTTCGATACTAATCCGCGATTATAAGCTACAATTCTCTTAAAGTTTGGGGACCGGCAACTGATGGCCATATGTCCCGAAGTACACATTATACAGTGACCgctaaaaacataaaatcactATCGCGACCACTTTTTAAACAGCTGATTTCGATACTTTTACTTAGTATTACTTTATATTATATatactttattattatttttacttgattttagtaaaataatCATTACCAACTATCTATatcatctttctttttgttccaaAATTCATTAATGATTgtgtaataatttataaaacaaatctgtaataagtttgaaattttgtcgaccaaaaaaaaactaactttttTCTTAGCACACTTAACCAATCCtagagttgaaaaatgtaaagaagAGAAGGCCCAAAActataaagattttttttgtttgaaaatgataAATGGTCTTATGttcatttacaattgattatgacgggtcagtgccgtattgtcataaaTGGTCTTATgtgtttcatccattttttcaTCAGAATCGAAAAAAGCGACCAATAACCGATTTCATGATTCATTCAATGTCAACAATGTGTTTCCAAAATGTTTAAGTAActtgtacaacaaaaaaggtcGGTTTTCTTGAAAATTGCCTTCACAATCACCATTCTACCTCATGTGCAATAGCAggtggtcttattttattggtggtcactgtttgtttgtatttttgttaaaattgaattccaaaattaaaaaaaaaaccatccaccgATTGAACCAATGTCAAGTTTAGtctatgatgatgatgaagtttaTTAAGTTCAGAAGTTTATTTGATCATTATTCGCTGAACACTTATTAACTAACCTTCTCGAAAAGGACAACAGTGGACGGGTCTAAAGGAAAGCGGAAGATGAAAAGTTTACGTTTAATCCCAAATCCCCATAACTTTTATCGCTGTCATGCGATACGAATCCTGTTTTGGAATCCAGTTTGAGCATTTGAGATCATACGCTTTCCAAACTTTACTAATTCTAGATTAGAGCATCACATAACCTGATAGGTTGGAAATTATTATATTCTCATAAGCCCTCATAGACCATCGCGATCGCATGTCACGATGGTACTATCCATTACTGCTACACTAATTCTACGCTATTGTAAACAGTATAACTAATTCCACATAAGTACTGTGTAGTAAGTTTGTCATTTAACGATGTAAACTTTATAATATTAAGGTAATATCGGTCAGCTTTTCAGGCGAAATTCCATCCATTAGCCAGTTCTACTTCATCCATCATCTTTCGTGTCGAAAAAGTTTTGTCACAGTAGAACATCTTACCCGCGATCGCCTTATTAGCTTTAAGTAGTTTCAAAAATTCGTACCACGTGCGGTTCTTCATCAAAATCTTAGCATTACCGATGATGATCGTTAGTGCTTGGGCACGAGTCAACGCCACGTTTAGCCGTCTAACGTCGGCTAAAAATCCGACCGATGTGCGATTCGAACGTACGGTTGATATTATGATCACTGGTTTCTCGCGTCCCTGGAACTGATCTACCGAACCTACCTCAATGCTATCCAAACCAAGCACCGTAAGGCCGTTCTTGATAAACTCCACCTAGAAGAGATATTGGAAACAGTGCAGTCGGACCgtctttttgtttggttacAATAAATTGAAGCTACAGATGTACCTGTTTAGAGTAGGGCGTCACGATACCAATGTCTTCCTGTTGCAGCATACGACCATTAATTTCTTCCTTCAACAGCAGCTGCACGTACTCGTACACCTTAGTCGCTTCCTGAGCGTTCCAATAGCTGAGCGTGATGGAATCTTGCTGCATATAGCCGATCACAGTGTGAAAAATCATGGGGAAATCTCGATTCGGCAGTTGCTGCCATTTTACGGCCCAGTTAATAATGGCGGGCGATCCTTTAGCACGCAGTTCACCGTCGTAAAACTGTTGGTTGGAGAATTGGAACAATGCACCATGCGAACGGTAGTTATCCAGGAGCTTCGTCACCATGTCCGGGTTGTAGTCGTTGTTGTTCAAGTCTTTTTGATACAGTGGCAGATTCATTAGCCGCTCCAGCAGCGACACGTCGTGTGGAGTGCCTCGCAAGTATGGCATGAGCGTGACCGGTCCGAGTTGCTTCGGATCGCCAGCAAGCACGACACTAGCGTGCAGCTTTCCTTTAGCAGTATCCGTGCCAACGCATGCGATTGGTACGAGTGCGGACAGTTCCTTGCAGCTACCGCACTCGTCGATGAAGATGTAGTCGTACATACTGCGGCCCACATTTAGCTGCAACAAACGCGCGCTAATCATCACCGTGCAGACGAGGATGCGCGTATGGGTAAAGTCCTCCGCCGACGGTGTTTCGTACTCACCGTAATGCATGTTTGACACCTCTATCACTTTTAAATCTATCTCGTGAATATCCCGCTCCGTGGTGAGAGAAAAATAGCGAAAAATGTCCGTACGTGGCACATATTTTAGCAACCGTTTCGTCAGTTCGTTGCAAGCAAAGTTCGACGTTGCCGTCACAAGGATGCGGGATTTTTTTCGCAATTTCCATATCTGCAGCACCGCTTCAACAATGGTGCATGTTTTGCCGGTGCCGGGTGGCCCGAACAGGATGTAGGGAGCCGGATATGCCGTTCGgttgatgatatttttgatagcCTGTTTCTGCTGCTCGTTGGTGGCAATGCAATCTTGAAACCATTTGAACCTGCAACGATCATCACACAAATAGTTATTAGGCTTCGAAATTACACTGGAACCAACGAAGGTGAAAATAAGATTACATTAAAAATACTCACTTAGTAATGTGCTCTTCTTTGAACGCTTTTTTTATGGCTTTGGTCGATTTTTCGGCTTGCGGTTCGGGGAAAAGCACACTGTTTAGATCGAGGTgacaaacataatttaaagccATGTGTTCCATTATATATTGCGTCCGATTTAATGGAAATACGAGCCGCAACGAGCGTAACTTTCTTAGTGGAACATCAGTTTTGATGATAAAGCAGGAACTACGATCGATAATCATTCCGCGCGTCAGTATAGATTTGTTCGCTTCACTGTAAACATGTACGTGGGATCCAACATCGAGCAGAACCGGAGGCACGTTAAACTGTTCGATAGAGAGCATGTACTCGTTTGGCAGCGTTTCCTTCAGATTTGCACTCTCGATCGTGTACCGCTGCATCTGATGATCGCGATGGAGTTCGTCGATCTGGTTCAGCATACGCAAATATTCTACGTAGTTCTTCGAGTTGAGCTTTTCACTTCGGTACTTCTTAAACCGTTCTAACCAAAGGGTAGAATTACGGTTGTAGTGTTGAATCGCGAGAAAGTCGTTCTTGTAAACATCCTGCACATAGTCCGGTATCTCAAACATGGGCAATTTTTTCATCGCCATTGGAAGGCTGGAAATAGAATTATTTATCTAGTGATACTGACCAGTAATACAACAGTCAAATCGAATTCTTACCCACGAGGAATTCGCGGTGACAGCAGATGAATAAGTACCGTTTCACGCAACTTAAAGTTGGTGCCAATTACCTGACACAGCAGCACCACATGGTACGAACGATCCTCCTTTTCGTGAATCTCCCTTTCTATCACATATTCGTAGCCGGGTACCATGCGTAGAACGCCATCGAACAAGGAGACACGCATGTGCTTTTCGTAGTATAGATAGATCTCGCGCAGTATCAACACTTGTGGGCACAAATTCTGTACGTACAGTACGACCATCGATTCCCTGATGCTAAATTCGACCATCATCCGAAAGATTGGCTTCGGTATAGTGAGTGGTTCTGCTTTCCCGGGAGCTTTGAGTGATGATTCGATCCATTGCAGTATGCAACGTGTCTTGCCCACTATGCTGCGAgcgtttggtttgatttttttcatgttGCCTGTGTAAATAAGAACATGGAGTTGGGCTTGAGAAGGCATGACGAGAGAGAAATATCTTTATTCCGTATTGCATCCACTAAGCTATCTTCTTGATTATCTAAATTCGCATAACTAGTTATTAATCATGAATAGGACAACATTGGTTTGGAACGGCACGGCCCTCGTAAGACACATAATGGAAAGTTATCATcaacgaaaacgaaagcaagacaaaaggaaggaagaggaATATAAAATCTTGTATGAG
This genomic window from Anopheles maculipalpis chromosome 2RL, idAnoMacuDA_375_x, whole genome shotgun sequence contains:
- the LOC126567395 gene encoding putative helicase MOV-10, which translates into the protein MVEFSIRESMVVLYVQNLCPQVLILREIYLYYEKHMRVSLFDGVLRMVPGYEYVIEREIHEKEDRSYHVVLLCQVIGTNFKLRETVLIHLLSPRIPRGLPMAMKKLPMFEIPDYVQDVYKNDFLAIQHYNRNSTLWLERFKKYRSEKLNSKNYVEYLRMLNQIDELHRDHQMQRYTIESANLKETLPNEYMLSIEQFNVPPVLLDVGSHVHVYSEANKSILTRGMIIDRSSCFIIKTDVPLRKLRSLRLVFPLNRTQYIMEHMALNYVCHLDLNSVLFPEPQAEKSTKAIKKAFKEEHITKFKWFQDCIATNEQQKQAIKNIINRTAYPAPYILFGPPGTGKTCTIVEAVLQIWKLRKKSRILVTATSNFACNELTKRLLKYVPRTDIFRYFSLTTERDIHEIDLKVIEVSNMHYGEYETPSAEDFTHTRILVCTVMISARLLQLNVGRSMYDYIFIDECGSCKELSALVPIACVGTDTAKGKLHASVVLAGDPKQLGPVTLMPYLRGTPHDVSLLERLMNLPLYQKDLNNNDYNPDMVTKLLDNYRSHGALFQFSNQQFYDGELRAKGSPAIINWAVKWQQLPNRDFPMIFHTVIGYMQQDSITLSYWNAQEATKVYEYVQLLLKEEINGRMLQQEDIGIVTPYSKQVEFIKNGLTVLGLDSIEVGSVDQFQGREKPVIIISTVRSNRTSVGFLADVRRLNVALTRAQALTIIIGNAKILMKNRTWYEFLKLLKANKAIAGKMFYCDKTFSTRKMMDEVELANGWNFA